The Lycium barbarum isolate Lr01 chromosome 12, ASM1917538v2, whole genome shotgun sequence genome includes a region encoding these proteins:
- the LOC132624636 gene encoding GDSL esterase/lipase At5g33370-like yields MAKLGDIVMIFLLHAGAIWSSNKLVLADVPAIFIFGDSTVDVGTNNYLNGSLATANNPYYGIDYPNHAATGRFSNGYNPADFIATHLGNYTESPPAFYALIQKRSTFKSSIPRGVNFASGGSGILDDTGNQGFHNVVSLTRQIEQFQTVCENITAIYGDAKGSKLLANAFYLISVGSNDLFDQFLYNYNISAHELITDLTDTFAYHLQNLYNLGARKFGIVGIPTIGCCPAIRVVTPGGACNETLNGYAQIFYNTTLSLLQDLSTANPGMNFSLGNSFLMTKGVIDNAVASGFEEVEAACCGTGPFKGSDKCTSKSDLCKKRDEYLFWDYFHPTQKAAKMAALSLLYATGQEFVTPVNFSTLATIQH; encoded by the exons ATGGCTAAGCTAGGGGATATCGTTATGATTTTCCTGTTACATGCTGGTGCTATTTGGTCATCAAATAAGTTGGTCTTGGCAGATGTACCAGCTATCTTTATATTTGGCGATTCGACTGTAGATGTTGGAACTAATAATTATTTAAATGGAAGTCTCGCTACAGCAAATAATCCTTACTATGGAATTGATTATCCAAACCACGCTGCTACAGGAAGGTTTAGCAATGGCTATAACCCTGCCGACTTCATTG CGACGCACTTGGGTAATTATACGGAAAGCCCGCCAGCCTTTTACGCCTTGATTCAAAAGAGGTCAACATTTAAGAGTAGCATACCCCGTGGTGTCAACTTTGCATCTGGAGGATCTGGCATTCTTGACGATACTGGAAATCAAGGATTT CATAATGTAGTATCACTTACTCGACAAATAGAGCAATTTCAAACAGTATGTGAGAACATCACAGCAATATATGGAGATGCCAAAGGTTCAAAGCTGCTTGCAAATGCGTTCTACCTTATAAGTGTGGGAAGCAATGATTTATTCGACCAATTTCTTTACAATTACAATATATCTGCACATGAACTCATCACTGATCTCACCGATACCTTTGCCTATCACTTGCAG AATTTATATAATCTAGGTGCAAGGAAATTTGGAATTGTTGGCATTCCAACTATTGGATGTTGTCCGGCAATACGTGTTGTAACACCTGGTGGTGCCTGTAATGAGACACTTAACGGTTATGCTCAAATTTTTTATAATACAACACTCAGTTTGCTGCAAGATCTCAGCACAGCAAATCCAGGAATGAACTTTTCACTTGGAAATTCTTTCTTGATGACCAAGGGCGTTATTGATAATGCAGTTGCATCAG GTTTCGAAGAAGTTGAAGCAGCCTGCTGTGGTACGGGACCTTTCAAAGGAAGTGATAAATGTacttcaaaatctgatctttgcAAGAAGCGCGATGAATACTTGTTCTGGGATTATTTTCACCCAACCCAGAAAGCAGCTAAAATGGCAGCTTTATCTCTTCTTTATGCAACTGGCCAGGAATTTGTCACACCAGTCAACTTCAGTACATTGGCAACTATTCAGCACTGA
- the LOC132623017 gene encoding F-box protein SKIP23-like, protein MAFINSSFQNSLPLPLKLQFPIMPLDTGRYGCNPDFYLIESTVYLFQPLHDGTSINNNNPSSSRGWLVKFIQTVDGKLTLVNPLNNKTIQVLQEDVPNNVLNLLDLHVSQVCKSYHVQYFNKDHDLGRHPASKILLNSTNDRAWSSTGTNNYFSLMAIHIRGHLCYIKSGDEKWTKLKDRSCKIVDIIVYKGNFYAVDRYGETIKFDSLLNETKVASMLHNIGGRKKRLVESSGQLFLIDMFLDVDHDRYPEFRHVIGHSGGKALKIKMYRLDEQQHEWTEVHTLGDRIFFAGDDCCFSVSSKDFGDGRGNCLYYTNGGIRMEILGKYGDRGSDHLFNESGDKYGDHLSQKLVHKYKGLHGHNTGVFTIEDGKLGSLLSFLEYADIFWPPPSWLNREDQGI, encoded by the coding sequence ATGGCGTTCATCAATTCCTCCTTTCAAAACTCTCTTCCTTTACCTCTCAAATTGCAATTCCCCATCATGCCCCTCGACACGGGCCGTTATGGATGCAACCCTGACTTTTATCTAATCGAAAGCACGGTTTATCTTTTCCAACCCCTTCATGATGGCACTTCCATTAATAATAATAATCCTTCGTCTTCCAGAGGCTGGTTGGTGAAGTTTATTCAAACAGTTGATGGCAAATTGACGCTTGTGAATCCACTAAACAACAAAACAATCCAGGTTTTGCAAGAGGATGTGCCTAATAATGTATTGAATTTACTAGACTTACACGTTTCTCAAGTTTGCAAATCTTATCATGTCCAATACTTCAATAAGGATCATGATCTGGGGCGTCATCCTGCTAGTAAAATTTTGCTAAATTCTACCAATGACCGTGCCTGGAGTAGTACTGGGACCAATAATTATTTTTCTCTAATGGCTATTCACATTAGGGGTCATTTATGTTACATTAAGTCGGGGGACGAGAAGTGGACTAAGTTAAAAGATCGCAGTTGTAAGATTGTCGATATCATTGTGTATAAGGGAAATTTTTATGCTGTTGATCGTTATGGGGAGACCATAAAGTTTGATTCCTTGCTTAATGAGACCAAGGTAGCTTCCATGTTACACAATATTGGGGGTAGGAAGAAACGACTTGTGGAATCAAGTGGCCAATTGTTTCTGATTGATATGTTTTTAGATGTTGATCATGATAGATATCCCGAGTTCCGCCATGTTATTGGCCATTCTGGGGGCAAAGCACTAAAAATTAAAATGTACCGGCTAGATGAACAACAACATGAGTGGACTGAAGTACATACATTGGGTGATCGGATTTTCTTCGCTGGTGATGATTGTTGTTTCTCTGTTTCTTCAAAAGACTTTGGTGACGGCCGAGGGAATTGCCTTTATTATACAAACGGAGGTATAAGAATGGAGATCTTGGGGAAGTATGGTGACCGTGGCAGTGATCATTTGTTCAACGAATCTGGTGACAAGTATGGTGATCATCTTAGTCAGAAACTGGTACACAAATATAAAGGATTACATGGTCACAACACGGGTGTCTTTACCATAGAAGATGGTAAGCTTGGATCATTGTTATCCTTCCTTGAATATGCAGATATTTTCTGGCCACCACCATCTTGGCTCAATCGCGAGGATCAGGGAATTTAA